The following DNA comes from Terriglobia bacterium.
TGTCGTGGTGTCCGCCGAAGTCGGCTGGTGCAAACCGCACCGGATGATCTTCGACCACACGTTCGCAAAAATGAATGTCCGGCCTGAGGAAGCGCTCTTTCTTGGTGACCAGCTGTACGTCGATGTTTATGGCGCTTTGAGCGCCGGCATGCACGTCGTCTGGATCGAGACCAAGCGCCAGGACCTGCTTCCGCAGGAAATACAGCTGCCGGCATGCGCGCCGACTTATACCGTCCGGCTGTTGTCCGACGTGATCGATCTGCTCGAGAGGCAAAAATGAACTACGCGAATCCGCAGTTGCTCTGGTCTGTAGACGAGTTGAAAAGCCGGCTGTCCGATCCGAAGCTGGTGCTCATGGATATGAGACCTCCCGAGGCCTATGCCAACGGCCATATCCCGGCCGCCCGCAGCTTCGATATTTTCGGAATCAGCCTGATCGACACCCGGCCCGAGCCGTTGAATGCCTTCCTGTGGATCATCGAACACCTGATTCAGGCCAAAGGCGTCAACCACGACAGCACCGTTGTGGCCTACGACGACATCGCCGGAATGCGTTCCGCCAGACTGTTCTGGTTCCTGGAATTCTTCGGACATGACGATGTGCATCTGCTCAACGGCGGTTTCAACGCATGGCAGGCTGCGGGTTTGCCCGTAACTCATGAGGCAACGATTGCGAAAACCGGCGATTTCAAGATGAAACAGCGGCCGGAACGGCTCGCCACTGCCGATCACGTGCTGGGAAAGTTGAATACGGCGGCCTCGGTGATCGTCGATACGCGCAGCGATGATGAATATACCGGGAAGCTGGTGCGAGCGAAACGCGGCGGCGCCATTCCCGGAGCCGTCCACCTCGAGTGGACGAACAATTTGAACCCGCAAGGTTTCTTCAAGTCCGCCGATGAATTAAACAAAATGTACGCGGAACGCGGGATCACACCAGAAAAGGAAGTCATTCCGCACTGCCAGGGCGCCTACCGCTCGGCGCACACCTACCTGGCGCTGCGTTTAATCGGTTTTCCAAACGTGCGGAATTATCTCGGGTCGTGGGGTGAGTGGGGAAACCGTACCGATTTGCCGATTGAGCATCCAACGCTTCCGTAGATCTTATTGCACCAATGCATCATTCGAGATTTCTGCATTGCAAATTTGAAATGCAAAAATTCGAATGATGCATTGGTGCAATAGATCCCATGCTAACCTAGCTCTTTATGCCCAAAGTGACGTTTAACGGCCAGACATACGAGGCCGAAAAAGGCAAAACCATCATTCAAGTGGCCGATGAAATCGGCGTTGAGATTCCCCGCTATTGCTATCATCCGGATATCGGCATCGAAGGCAGCTGCCGGATGTGTCTGGTCGAGGTCAAAGGGGCGCCGAAGCTGCTTCCGTCATGCGCTACGCCGATTGCAGACAATATGGAAGTGCGGACCAACACCGAGCGCGTCCATCAGGCGGTCCGATATGCGATGGAATTCCTTCTGTTGCATCATCCGATCGACTGTCCCGTTTGCGATCAGTCCGGCGAATGCTGGCTTCAGGATTACTACATGGCGCATGCCGGGCACGACAGCCGGTATCCTCTCGGGCAGAAAACGCGCCGGAAGAAAGCGTTCAATCTTGGACCACTAGTCAAGCTCGACCAGGAACGGTGCATTCTCTGCACGCGCTGCGTGCGTTTTACCCGCAACGTCACCAAGACCAATGAAATCCAGGTCTTCAGCCGCGGCCACAATGCCGAGATCGGCATTTTCGAAGACAAGCCTTTAACCAATGCCTATTCGGCGAACGTCGTGGATGTGTGCCCGGTAGGGGCTCTGACGAGTGCGGACTTCCGGTTCAAGGTGCGGGTGTGGTTCCTGAAGGGAACGCCGTCGGTTTGCGCGGGCTGCAGCACCGGCTGCAATTTGCGAATCGACCATTCGGCTCGCGCGGTCGGC
Coding sequences within:
- a CDS encoding sulfurtransferase — encoded protein: MNYANPQLLWSVDELKSRLSDPKLVLMDMRPPEAYANGHIPAARSFDIFGISLIDTRPEPLNAFLWIIEHLIQAKGVNHDSTVVAYDDIAGMRSARLFWFLEFFGHDDVHLLNGGFNAWQAAGLPVTHEATIAKTGDFKMKQRPERLATADHVLGKLNTAASVIVDTRSDDEYTGKLVRAKRGGAIPGAVHLEWTNNLNPQGFFKSADELNKMYAERGITPEKEVIPHCQGAYRSAHTYLALRLIGFPNVRNYLGSWGEWGNRTDLPIEHPTLP